TATGTTAAATGCCCATCCTGTAACGGAGAAGGCAAAGAGAACGGCACGCTAAGCATGCCTTGTTCTGAATGCCGTGGAACCGGAAATATTAAAAATAAAAGTTCTGGAATCATGGAACTATGCAGAAACTGCGATGGATACGGCGATTTGTTTTTGTATAAATGCAAAACTTGCAACGGCATGGCAAGGATAAAAACTTCAGAAAAAATAAAATTGAATTTTTCATTAAACGAACTTTTAAATCGCGGCGATAAAAACATAATAATCTTTAAAAATATCGGAGACGCCGGCGTTTTCGGCGGAAAAAACGGCAACCTCAATATTGCGGTTAAAATAGACGAAAAGGTCTTAAATAAAATTAATAAAACCGGCGGAGGTTTTTTAAGTAAATTTTCTTTTTTCAAGTAATAAAACAAAATATTTCTTGACAATTAATAATATTTTGCATAAAATTCAAATAAATAAATTGTTATTATAATATATTATTTTTTTAATTAGTCTTAATTTAATATAGATAGGAGAGATTTTATGGTCGGGGCAGAATTTCAAGACAAAAATTTTGAACAGGATATACTTAAAAACGTCGAGATTAAAAATCTTCTTAATTCTTTGGAAGAAGGAGCATTCGTAGTGGATAAAGACGAGAATCTGGTTTTTTATAACGATGCCGCCCCGGTTATACTAAAAATAAATTTAAATGAATTTTTATATAAAAATATAAAACATACTTATTATTTTGACAATCTTTTTAAAAACCAACAGATCCCCGAATACATTAGAAATTTAGCTTCGGGATGTAAAATAAGCAACATATGTTATTTGGAAGGCAAAGACCATTATTTTGAAAACGAAAAAATAGACCTGTTTAGCGACTTGGGAGAAATAAAAGGAGCTTTATATTTAGTCAGAGATATAACTAAAGAAATACAATTGGAAATATCTTTATCTAACGAAATTAAAACGGATAATCTTTCAGGATTATACAATTCAAGATTTTTTCGAGAAGAATTAGATAAAGAAATATCGAGATGTTCCAGATACGGGCATGATTTATCTATTTTATTTATAGATATAAATAACTTTAAATATTTAAACGATACGCTTGGACATCAAGCCGGAGACGAAATTATAAAATTTACCGGAGAATCTTTAAAAAATGCTATAAGAAAAAACGTAGATACCGCCTTTAGATACGGAGGAGACGAATTTACGGTTATTTTGCCGAATACGCCGGCAAAAAGATCTACTATAGTAGCCAATAGAATTTTATTCAATTTTGACAACGGTTTTAACGAAAAGTTAAAAATGCTTATGTCCGATGAAAATTT
This genomic stretch from Candidatus Acidulodesulfobacterium acidiphilum harbors:
- a CDS encoding sensor domain-containing diguanylate cyclase; translation: MVGAEFQDKNFEQDILKNVEIKNLLNSLEEGAFVVDKDENLVFYNDAAPVILKINLNEFLYKNIKHTYYFDNLFKNQQIPEYIRNLASGCKISNICYLEGKDHYFENEKIDLFSDLGEIKGALYLVRDITKEIQLEISLSNEIKTDNLSGLYNSRFFREELDKEISRCSRYGHDLSILFIDINNFKYLNDTLGHQAGDEIIKFTGESLKNAIRKNVDTAFRYGGDEFTVILPNTPAKRSTIVANRILFNFDNGFNEKLKMLMSDENFNEKLDNFTLNNDGKSKKIGLSIGISGFKKGKKADEIIEEADIAMYRAKRG
- a CDS encoding J domain-containing protein; protein product: MKDFYDILGLDENAGESLIKSSYRRLASVYHPDKNPENQDKFIDINEAYKTLSDDVLRRAYDKELKDYKAFQASQSENKIKPYRTRLRDGANVNLIIDFTDEIERQFQGSKNLKENMESSEIFIEKTINIERYVKCPSCNGEGKENGTLSMPCSECRGTGNIKNKSSGIMELCRNCDGYGDLFLYKCKTCNGMARIKTSEKIKLNFSLNELLNRGDKNIIIFKNIGDAGVFGGKNGNLNIAVKIDEKVLNKINKTGGGFLSKFSFFK